One Cohnella candidum genomic region harbors:
- a CDS encoding prolyl oligopeptidase family serine peptidase, whose product MGKIYYTMTEITDYGPFITKLVLPMGANVKAESVKPACFHVYVERKDKKGEILMLPRSWTDLEHKEPSKGNGAITDAYPSSIDGERQEEGEFVTLEMKYGPDVPLSASIAPIGMMNEYIISHYRITQVADIPSEGENLSGFVFDLCAGNSTKQAEKFLQGISSYAEEPLNYGYFVPQTGNGKRPLIIWLHGGGEGGTDPAIAYTGNKVVNLAGDDIQAKFGGAFVLVPQAKTFWLDDGSGQYGRTGKSKYVKALKALIDEFIANNDTSIDMSRIYIGGCSNGGFMTMRMLLDYPHFFAAAYPVCEALYDEVIRDEDIEAIKHLPIWFTHSKDDTIVKPEETVVPTYERLMRAGAGNVHFSYFEQVVDLHGLFTNEHGEPYTYHGHFSWIYALNDDCRLDYDGKPVMVEGKEVSLMEWLAEQKMA is encoded by the coding sequence ATGGGGAAAATCTACTACACGATGACGGAGATAACGGATTACGGTCCGTTTATTACGAAGCTGGTGCTTCCGATGGGCGCGAACGTGAAGGCGGAATCGGTTAAGCCGGCATGCTTTCATGTCTATGTGGAACGGAAGGATAAAAAGGGAGAAATCCTGATGCTGCCAAGGAGTTGGACGGACTTGGAGCATAAGGAGCCTAGCAAAGGGAATGGCGCGATCACCGATGCTTATCCTTCCAGTATCGATGGGGAACGGCAAGAAGAAGGCGAATTCGTGACTCTCGAAATGAAGTACGGTCCGGATGTCCCCTTATCCGCTTCCATTGCGCCTATTGGAATGATGAACGAATATATCATCAGCCATTACCGAATTACGCAAGTTGCGGATATTCCGTCGGAAGGGGAGAATCTGTCGGGTTTCGTATTCGACCTGTGTGCGGGGAATTCGACAAAGCAGGCGGAGAAGTTTTTGCAAGGGATCTCTTCTTACGCGGAGGAACCGCTGAATTACGGTTACTTCGTGCCCCAAACCGGAAACGGAAAGCGGCCGCTGATCATCTGGCTGCACGGAGGCGGGGAAGGCGGGACCGATCCGGCGATTGCCTATACGGGCAACAAGGTCGTGAATTTGGCAGGCGACGACATTCAGGCCAAGTTCGGCGGAGCTTTCGTATTGGTTCCGCAGGCCAAGACCTTCTGGCTGGACGACGGCAGCGGCCAATACGGAAGAACGGGGAAGTCCAAGTACGTAAAAGCATTAAAAGCGCTGATCGATGAGTTTATCGCCAACAATGATACGTCAATCGACATGAGCCGGATCTATATCGGCGGCTGCTCCAACGGCGGTTTCATGACCATGCGGATGTTGCTGGATTATCCGCATTTCTTCGCGGCGGCTTATCCGGTATGCGAAGCGCTTTACGATGAAGTCATTCGCGACGAAGATATCGAGGCAATTAAACATTTGCCGATTTGGTTTACTCATTCCAAGGACGATACCATCGTCAAGCCGGAAGAAACGGTCGTGCCTACCTATGAACGCTTGATGAGGGCCGGAGCGGGTAACGTGCATTTCTCCTACTTCGAACAAGTCGTCGATCTTCATGGTCTGTTTACGAATGAGCATGGGGAACCGTACACGTATCATGGGCATTTTTCCTGGATCTACGCCCTGAACGACGATTGCCGCCTCGACTATGACGGGAAACCGGTCATGGTGGAGGGCAAGGAAGTATCCTTGATGGAATGGCTGGCTGAACAAAAGATGGCCTGA
- a CDS encoding histidine phosphatase family protein, translated as MTIYLVRHGETLFNVNDRMQGFSDSPLTDRGIQVAEKLGQGLKNIPFTAVYSSTSERATDTADLILKGRNIPVQTDKRLREINFGSWEGEHGQKIMKEHPDLWTNPESFKAVGGETNAELYARTQAALNDIANANKEKGGNILVVSHGVTILNFALTLDPKSWNPAKQGGLPNASVTKLEWEDGKFKVVSVGDTSYTNP; from the coding sequence TTGACGATCTATTTGGTTCGGCACGGCGAAACTCTGTTTAACGTGAACGACCGCATGCAAGGCTTCTCCGATTCCCCGCTGACGGACAGAGGAATCCAGGTTGCGGAAAAGCTCGGTCAAGGCCTGAAAAACATTCCCTTTACCGCCGTCTATAGCAGTACAAGCGAACGGGCGACGGATACCGCCGATTTGATTCTGAAAGGGCGAAACATCCCCGTGCAGACGGACAAAAGGCTTCGTGAAATCAACTTCGGGTCATGGGAAGGCGAGCACGGGCAGAAGATAATGAAAGAGCATCCGGATCTGTGGACGAATCCCGAGTCTTTTAAGGCAGTCGGTGGAGAGACGAATGCAGAATTATATGCCCGGACGCAAGCTGCATTGAATGACATCGCGAATGCGAACAAAGAAAAAGGCGGCAATATTCTCGTCGTTTCACATGGCGTTACGATCTTGAATTTCGCGCTGACTCTAGATCCGAAAAGCTGGAATCCGGCCAAGCAAGGCGGCCTTCCGAACGCCAGCGTAACCAAGCTGGAGTGGGAAGACGGGAAATTCAAAGTCGTGTCCGTGGGCGACACGAGCTATACGAACCCTTAA
- a CDS encoding DUF5605 domain-containing protein, producing MALTEKTRLGYILKNEAAREILIRRLPSLQSVPPHIQSLMKSLTLEKAYAFHQEELGQPNWVAETIAELAGVTSHYDDTQPEPEILPSADYEPSSVPLASASLRSPNEAEQWGIYEIELKGPSHGNPYTDVSLAAEFRSGSKTVRMAGFYDGDGVYRIRFMPDVQGSWSFRTVSNARSLSGIEGAFRVLPPSRGNHGPVRVKDTYHFAYEDGTSYIPVGTTCYAWTHQGEELEEQTLETLKASPFNKMRMCVFPKSYLFNQNEPVHYPFEGSLEQGWDFTRLNPVYFRHLENRIADLGKLGIEADLILFHAYDRWGYSEMSPAADDRYLRYITARLSAYRNVWWSLANEYDLLWNKESADWERFAEIVTENDPARHLISNHNCFAFYDFSKPWVTHCSIQRVDVYKTSEATTEWREKWKKPIVIDECAYEGDIDQGWGNITGEEMTRRFWEGAVRGGYVGHGETYLNPEEVLWWSKGGKLTGTSPDRIAFLRRITEESPGGVLNPLPSDWDAPCAGVKDEYYLYYFGFNQPRFRNFSRKPGTKYGVEVIDTWNMTIDRLPGTYEGSFRIELPGKPFMAVRLTKVE from the coding sequence ATGGCATTGACCGAGAAAACCCGCCTCGGCTACATTTTGAAAAACGAAGCGGCACGCGAAATCCTGATCCGGCGGTTGCCGAGTTTGCAATCCGTTCCGCCGCATATTCAGTCGCTCATGAAGAGCTTGACCTTGGAAAAGGCCTATGCCTTTCACCAAGAAGAATTGGGGCAGCCGAACTGGGTCGCCGAAACGATCGCGGAGTTGGCCGGCGTAACGTCCCATTACGATGATACGCAGCCGGAACCGGAGATCTTGCCGTCCGCCGATTACGAACCGTCCAGCGTTCCGTTGGCATCCGCAAGTTTACGATCGCCTAACGAGGCCGAGCAATGGGGGATATACGAAATCGAGTTGAAAGGTCCGAGTCATGGCAACCCTTATACGGACGTATCCCTTGCCGCCGAGTTCAGGTCTGGCAGCAAAACCGTCCGCATGGCCGGATTTTACGACGGCGATGGCGTATACCGCATACGCTTCATGCCGGACGTACAGGGCTCGTGGTCATTTCGAACGGTAAGCAACGCCCGTTCGCTGAGCGGCATCGAAGGGGCTTTCCGGGTGCTTCCGCCTTCCCGCGGCAATCACGGCCCCGTTCGCGTTAAAGATACGTATCATTTTGCTTACGAAGACGGCACGTCCTATATCCCGGTCGGCACTACGTGTTATGCTTGGACGCACCAGGGGGAGGAACTGGAAGAGCAGACGCTGGAAACGTTGAAAGCTTCTCCTTTCAATAAAATGCGAATGTGCGTGTTTCCGAAGTCTTATTTGTTCAACCAGAATGAACCGGTCCATTACCCCTTCGAGGGCTCCTTGGAGCAAGGGTGGGACTTCACCCGGTTAAACCCCGTCTATTTCCGTCACCTGGAGAACCGGATCGCCGATCTGGGCAAGCTCGGCATCGAAGCGGATCTCATCCTGTTCCACGCCTACGACCGTTGGGGTTATTCGGAAATGAGCCCGGCGGCAGACGATCGCTACCTTCGCTATATCACGGCCAGGTTGTCCGCATACCGCAACGTATGGTGGTCGCTCGCTAACGAGTATGATTTGTTGTGGAACAAGGAATCGGCCGATTGGGAACGCTTCGCCGAGATCGTGACGGAGAACGATCCCGCCCGTCATCTCATTTCCAATCATAACTGTTTCGCCTTCTACGATTTCAGCAAGCCATGGGTCACGCATTGCAGCATTCAGCGGGTCGACGTTTACAAAACGTCCGAAGCGACGACCGAATGGCGGGAGAAGTGGAAAAAGCCGATCGTGATCGACGAATGCGCGTACGAAGGGGATATCGACCAGGGCTGGGGCAACATTACCGGTGAAGAAATGACGCGGCGCTTCTGGGAAGGCGCGGTTCGCGGCGGTTACGTCGGGCATGGGGAAACCTACCTGAATCCGGAGGAAGTCCTCTGGTGGTCCAAAGGCGGAAAGCTGACGGGAACGAGCCCGGACCGAATCGCCTTTCTCCGCCGCATTACCGAAGAAAGCCCGGGAGGCGTGCTGAATCCGCTGCCGTCCGATTGGGACGCACCGTGCGCCGGCGTGAAGGACGAATACTATTTGTACTATTTCGGCTTCAACCAGCCGCGGTTCCGGAATTTTAGCCGCAAGCCGGGAACGAAGTACGGGGTGGAAGTCATCGATACCTGGAACATGACGATCGATCGGCTTCCCGGGACGTATGAAGGATCGTTCCGCATCGAATTGCCCGGAAAGCCATTCATGGCCGTAAGACTCACGAAGGTGGAATAG
- a CDS encoding beta-glucosidase yields the protein MARDLKSLIAQMTLEEKAGLCSGLDFWHTKGVGRLGIPSIMLTDGPHGLRKQNASADHLGLFDSVPATCFPSAAGLASSWDRDLIRKVGVALGEECQAEDVAVLLGPGANIKRSPLCGRNFEYFSEDPYLSSRMAAGHIEGVQSQGVGSSLKHFAANNQEHRRMTGDSVVDERTLREIYLASFEHAVKEAQPWTVMCSYNKVNGTYASENRYLLTDILKDEWGHEGFVVSDWGAVNERAEGLAAGLELEMPSSGGAGDRKIVEAVRSGKLLEDKLDRAVERLLKIVFMAVDRKKEGATYDAEAHHALAREVARESMVLLKNDDGILPLRKGGKIAVIGEFAVKPRYQGGGSSHIKPTRLEDIRDEIAKSAGAGAQVTYSQGYDLKSDVSDEALAADAKKAAAAADVAVVFAGLPDHYESEGFDRTHLSLPANQIELIRTVAETQPNVVVVLSNGAPVEMPWIGSVKGLLEAYLGGQALGGAIADLLFGDANPSGKLAETFPKRLEHNPSYLNFPGEGDRVEYKEGLFVGYRYYDAKAIEPLFPFGFGLSYTTFDYSNLVIGGNAIRDDQEVEITVDVRNAGNRAGKEIVQLYVRDVQSSVIRPLKELKGFAKVELQPGEKKSVSFTLDKRSFAFYDVSLKDWRVETGDFEILVGRSSRDIVLSSLISVESTVAVKPVYHRNSTVGDLMVHPEAAAAVMEWIRKTPFGAMAADYDGEGAEMMQAMMKYMPLRGLVGFSGGALSEEELEGLLKRVNV from the coding sequence ATGGCAAGGGATTTGAAAAGTCTGATCGCGCAGATGACGTTGGAAGAGAAAGCGGGTCTGTGCTCAGGTCTTGACTTCTGGCATACGAAAGGGGTGGGACGGCTCGGCATTCCGTCGATCATGCTGACTGACGGGCCTCATGGGCTTCGGAAGCAAAATGCGTCCGCCGACCACCTGGGATTGTTCGACAGCGTCCCGGCAACCTGTTTTCCTTCGGCAGCCGGTCTGGCGAGCTCATGGGATCGCGATCTGATCCGGAAGGTCGGCGTCGCGCTGGGCGAAGAATGCCAGGCGGAAGACGTCGCGGTACTGCTTGGGCCGGGCGCCAATATCAAGCGTTCGCCGCTCTGCGGCCGCAACTTCGAGTACTTTTCCGAGGATCCGTATTTAAGTTCCCGCATGGCCGCCGGCCACATCGAAGGCGTCCAAAGCCAAGGAGTCGGCAGCTCGCTGAAACATTTCGCCGCGAATAACCAGGAACACCGCCGGATGACGGGCGATTCCGTGGTCGACGAACGTACGCTGCGCGAAATCTATTTGGCCAGCTTCGAGCACGCGGTGAAAGAAGCCCAGCCTTGGACCGTCATGTGCTCCTATAACAAGGTGAACGGCACTTATGCATCCGAGAACCGATATTTGCTGACCGATATCCTGAAAGACGAATGGGGCCATGAGGGCTTCGTCGTTTCCGACTGGGGGGCCGTCAACGAGCGGGCGGAAGGACTTGCGGCGGGATTGGAATTGGAAATGCCCTCGAGCGGAGGCGCGGGCGACCGTAAAATCGTCGAGGCGGTGCGCAGCGGCAAGCTGCTCGAGGATAAATTGGACCGCGCGGTCGAACGGCTGCTCAAAATCGTATTCATGGCCGTCGACCGCAAAAAAGAAGGAGCAACGTACGATGCCGAAGCGCATCATGCGTTGGCCCGGGAAGTCGCTCGCGAAAGCATGGTGCTGCTGAAGAACGATGACGGCATTCTACCGCTTCGCAAAGGCGGGAAAATCGCCGTAATCGGAGAATTCGCGGTGAAACCTCGCTACCAGGGAGGCGGAAGCTCCCATATCAAGCCGACCAGGCTTGAGGATATCCGCGATGAGATCGCGAAGTCCGCGGGGGCGGGCGCTCAGGTCACTTACTCCCAAGGATACGATCTGAAGTCTGACGTGTCGGATGAAGCTCTTGCAGCAGACGCGAAGAAAGCGGCCGCGGCCGCCGACGTCGCGGTCGTCTTCGCCGGCTTGCCGGACCATTACGAGTCCGAAGGATTCGACCGGACGCATCTGAGCCTTCCGGCAAACCAGATCGAGTTGATCCGAACCGTCGCGGAGACGCAGCCGAACGTCGTCGTCGTTCTGAGCAACGGCGCTCCCGTAGAAATGCCGTGGATCGGCAGCGTCAAAGGGCTGCTGGAAGCTTATCTGGGAGGTCAAGCGCTGGGCGGGGCGATCGCGGATCTGCTGTTCGGCGACGCCAACCCGAGCGGGAAATTGGCGGAAACGTTTCCGAAACGCCTGGAGCATAATCCTTCGTACTTGAACTTCCCGGGAGAAGGAGACCGGGTCGAGTACAAGGAAGGGCTGTTCGTCGGGTACCGCTATTATGACGCGAAGGCCATCGAGCCGTTGTTCCCGTTCGGATTCGGGCTCAGCTATACGACCTTCGATTATTCGAATCTGGTCATCGGCGGTAACGCGATCCGGGACGATCAAGAAGTGGAGATAACCGTTGACGTCCGTAACGCAGGGAATCGTGCCGGCAAGGAGATCGTCCAATTATACGTAAGAGACGTGCAAAGCTCCGTCATCCGTCCGCTCAAGGAACTTAAAGGATTCGCCAAAGTCGAGCTGCAGCCGGGCGAGAAGAAATCGGTCTCCTTCACGCTGGATAAACGTTCATTCGCCTTCTATGATGTCTCCTTGAAAGACTGGCGCGTGGAGACGGGAGATTTCGAAATCCTCGTCGGCCGTTCGTCTCGGGATATCGTACTCTCGAGTCTGATTTCCGTCGAGTCGACGGTTGCCGTTAAACCCGTTTATCACCGGAACAGCACGGTCGGCGATTTGATGGTCCATCCGGAAGCGGCAGCCGCCGTCATGGAATGGATCCGCAAAACCCCGTTCGGGGCGATGGCCGCCGATTACGACGGAGAAGGCGCGGAAATGATGCAGGCCATGATGAAATACATGCCGCTCCGCGGTTTGGTAGGCTTCAGCGGGGGAGCCCTCAGCGAGGAAGAGCTCGAAGGTTTGCTGAAACGAGTGAACGTCTGA
- a CDS encoding LacI family DNA-binding transcriptional regulator has translation MKLDDIARLAGVSKAAVSLALNGKPGIGPETRERILQIANEHGYQPKTKTAPRDQQAGSITFLVFANSGIVLEQYYQQPFFRELIHFIEERCRAHGYSLLFSSVDMLNVQEGIRKVTDEKRSDGVILLGTNLNKELLEQVTDSMSTPFVVLDTCFETLPIPFIQINNVMGGYQAGKHLCGLGHRDIGYIASDIRIRNFDDRRVGFMQALRETRVELDEEKVFSVAPTILSSQDELKKQLSAYLDKGLALPAALFCECDYIAISAIKSLTELGFRVPNDVSVVGFDNISEAMIVSPELTTVHVEKERMAHLAVDLLIESIVSGAAVTSKIMVDTQFIERMSSRAPAPATATSLANG, from the coding sequence TTGAAATTGGACGACATCGCCAGGCTGGCGGGGGTTTCCAAAGCGGCCGTTTCCTTGGCGCTCAACGGCAAACCCGGCATCGGACCCGAAACCCGGGAACGAATCCTCCAAATCGCCAATGAGCACGGCTACCAACCCAAAACGAAAACCGCCCCGCGCGATCAGCAGGCCGGTTCGATCACCTTTCTCGTATTCGCGAATTCCGGAATCGTATTGGAGCAGTATTATCAGCAGCCCTTCTTCCGTGAACTGATTCATTTCATCGAGGAACGCTGCAGAGCCCACGGCTATTCGCTGCTTTTCAGTTCCGTAGACATGCTGAACGTTCAAGAGGGAATTCGAAAAGTCACGGATGAAAAACGCAGCGACGGCGTCATTTTGCTCGGAACCAATTTGAACAAAGAGCTCCTGGAGCAAGTCACGGATAGCATGAGCACCCCATTCGTCGTTTTGGACACCTGTTTCGAAACGCTCCCGATCCCGTTCATTCAAATCAACAACGTGATGGGCGGGTACCAGGCGGGAAAACATTTGTGCGGACTCGGCCACCGCGACATCGGCTACATCGCTTCGGACATCCGGATCCGCAACTTTGACGACCGCCGCGTGGGATTCATGCAGGCACTTCGGGAAACCAGAGTGGAGTTGGACGAAGAAAAAGTGTTTTCGGTCGCCCCCACCATCCTGTCCTCGCAGGACGAATTGAAAAAACAGCTGTCCGCCTACTTGGATAAGGGGCTTGCCCTGCCGGCTGCCTTGTTCTGCGAATGCGATTATATCGCCATCAGCGCGATCAAATCGTTAACCGAGCTCGGATTCCGGGTGCCGAACGACGTCTCCGTCGTCGGCTTCGACAACATCTCCGAAGCGATGATCGTCTCGCCCGAGCTCACGACCGTCCACGTGGAAAAAGAACGCATGGCGCATCTGGCCGTGGACCTTCTTATAGAATCTATCGTATCGGGCGCCGCCGTGACGTCCAAGATCATGGTGGATACGCAGTTTATCGAGAGAATGTCGTCACGGGCACCGGCCCCGGCTACGGCAACGAGTTTGGCGAATGGTTGA
- a CDS encoding L-fucose/L-arabinose isomerase family protein: MKKLKLGYAPTRRFVFSAEDAFRYKVLIKEKIESFGLDIDIVDLEGLNQEGLLYDDHINADLIAERFRQENVDAVFFPHCNFGTEDTVARVGKALGKPVLLWGPRDEAPLEDGMRLRDTQCGLFATGKVLRRFNVPFTYVTNSRVNDPVFERGFTNFVAAANVVRQFRSLRILQIGPRPASFWTMMCNEGELLERFGIEIHPITLVDIQRASQRIEKGNSSELAEAIDYIKAKLDWSEVTEADVRRIAALKVAMKQYAVSTGSTAIAIQCWSSLQDAMGIMPCLANAILTDEQIPVTCETDIHGAITSVMVQAATMNQHPTFFADLTVRHPENANGELLFHCGNFPVSLSVEDKPKLRKHFLFDDHSPGTHEGEIKGGNMTLARFDGDHGEYQLFLGKARGIQGPYTRGSYVWVEVNDWPLWEEKLVKGPYVHHSVGIHANAIPALYEACQYIPGLTPDPVDPTEKEIQAWLRGAGL, encoded by the coding sequence ATGAAAAAATTGAAGTTAGGCTACGCGCCGACACGCCGTTTCGTTTTCAGTGCGGAAGATGCTTTCCGTTACAAAGTGCTGATCAAGGAAAAAATCGAAAGCTTCGGCCTCGACATCGACATCGTCGACCTGGAAGGACTGAACCAGGAAGGTCTGCTGTACGACGACCACATTAACGCCGATTTGATCGCCGAGCGGTTCCGCCAGGAGAACGTGGACGCCGTATTTTTCCCGCATTGTAATTTCGGAACGGAAGATACGGTCGCCCGGGTAGGCAAAGCGCTGGGCAAGCCGGTATTGCTGTGGGGCCCGAGGGACGAAGCGCCGCTCGAAGACGGGATGCGCCTTCGCGATACGCAATGCGGACTTTTCGCGACCGGTAAAGTGCTGCGTCGCTTCAACGTTCCTTTCACCTATGTCACGAACAGCAGGGTGAACGACCCCGTTTTCGAACGAGGTTTCACGAACTTCGTCGCGGCAGCCAACGTCGTCCGCCAGTTCCGCAGCCTCCGCATTCTGCAAATCGGTCCTCGCCCGGCTTCTTTCTGGACGATGATGTGCAATGAAGGGGAGCTTCTTGAGCGCTTCGGCATCGAGATCCATCCCATCACGCTGGTGGATATCCAACGCGCTTCCCAGCGGATCGAGAAAGGCAACAGCTCCGAGCTGGCGGAAGCGATCGACTACATCAAGGCGAAGCTGGATTGGTCCGAAGTGACCGAAGCCGACGTCAGACGGATCGCCGCATTGAAAGTCGCGATGAAGCAATATGCCGTCAGCACGGGCAGCACAGCGATCGCGATTCAATGCTGGTCCTCGTTGCAGGATGCGATGGGCATCATGCCTTGCTTAGCGAACGCCATCCTGACCGACGAGCAGATTCCGGTCACCTGCGAAACGGACATTCACGGCGCGATTACCTCGGTCATGGTGCAAGCAGCGACGATGAACCAGCATCCGACCTTTTTCGCGGACCTGACGGTTCGCCATCCGGAAAACGCGAACGGAGAGCTGCTGTTCCATTGCGGCAATTTCCCGGTTTCGCTGTCCGTAGAAGACAAGCCGAAGCTCCGTAAACATTTTCTGTTCGACGACCACTCCCCGGGTACGCATGAGGGTGAAATCAAAGGCGGGAACATGACGCTGGCCCGCTTTGACGGAGACCACGGCGAATATCAGCTGTTCCTCGGCAAGGCGCGCGGCATCCAAGGTCCTTACACTCGCGGCTCGTATGTATGGGTCGAAGTGAACGACTGGCCGCTGTGGGAAGAAAAATTGGTCAAAGGTCCTTATGTCCATCATTCCGTCGGCATTCATGCGAACGCGATCCCGGCCTTATACGAAGCTTGCCAATACATTCCGGGGCTGACTCCCGATCCGGTCGATCCGACCGAAAAAGAAATCCAAGCCTGGCTGCGCGGTGCAGGCCTGTAA